A region from the Dermacentor andersoni chromosome 11, qqDerAnde1_hic_scaffold, whole genome shotgun sequence genome encodes:
- the LOC126517796 gene encoding superoxide dismutase [Cu-Zn]-like, protein MIVCERTPTASALCAFAFLLLALLWGTMRCGAVVLGPDYVLFARRMDEPAVTDAICVLTPYQGSNVTGVLNFQQKESDEFVTITGDVTGLSPGLHGFHIHLRGDLTHGCLSTGPHFDVGRGSWHGARVDVVRHVGDLGNVEADFRGEVFFTIKDRLLSLNGPNSIVGRSAIIHALEDDLGRGDSPDSRLTGRSGSIVACGVIGVTHPRSQ, encoded by the exons ATGATCGTCTGCGAGAGAACGCCGACCGCTTCTGCGCTATGCGCTTTCGCGTTCTTACTGCTCGCGCTTTTGTGGGGGACTATGCGCTGCGGAGCCGTGGTCCTGGGTCCGGACTACGTGCTCTTCGCCCGTCGCATGGACGAACCCGCGGTGACCGACGCCATCTGCGTGCTCACCCCGTACCAAGGAAGCAACGTCACCGGCGTGCTCAACTTTCAGCAGAAG GAATCCGACGAATTCGTGACCATAACAGGCGACGTCACTGGACTATCCCCGGGCCTTCACGGTTTCCACATACATCTGCGAGGCGATCTGACTCATG GTTGCCTGAGCACTGGCCCCCATTTTGACGTGGGGCGGGGCAGCTGGCACGGAGCTCGTGTTGATGTCGTCCGACACGTTGGAGACCTCGGAAATGTCGAGGCCGATTTTCGAGGCGAGGTTTTTTTCACCATCAAGGACCGGCTGCTGTCACTCAACGGACCAAACTCCATTGTAGGCCGGTCCGCAATC atTCACGCGTTGGAAGACGACCTTGGACGAGGCGACTCGCCGGATAGCCGCCTGACCGGCCGCTCTGGAAGCATAGTCGCCTGCGGCGTCATCGGCGTCACCCACCCGCGAAgccaatag